CCGCGAACTGGATTCTTCCGAAGGAGCCAAGCCATGAATGCACTTTTCCGTAAATCCGTTTTGCCGTTGATCCTGCTGGCCTCGACTGTTCTGTTCTCGGGCTGCGCCTCGCAGGGCAAGCCGCCGCCGTCCATCTCGCTCGATGAGCCGGTGCAGGCGCTACCGCTGCCGGAACCGCCCGCGCCGGTGGAAGTGGTCGCCGTGCCTGAACCCTTGGCGCTGCCTGCGCAGTTGAAGCCGCTGCCAGGAACGGATGAATCCAAGCCCGTGCCGGAACCGGCCGACGAAACCGTGCGTGTCTCGCGTGCGAATGCCGAGGCGCGCATTGCGCCGACCCGCGAGGGCTACGTCAATGCGATTCAGGTGTGGCCCTTCACCGATGGCGCGCTCTACCAAGTCTATGCCGCGCCGGGGCGCGTGACCGTGGTTTCGCTCCAGCCTGGCGAGGAACTGGTGACGGTGGCCGCAGGCGATACCGTGCGCTGGATCGTCGGCGACACGTCCAGCGGCAGCGGCGACGCGCTGCGCGTCAATGTGCTGGTCAAGCCGATCCGCTCGGGCCTCAAAACAAACTTGGTCATCACCACCAGCCGCCGGACGTACCTGCTGGAGCTGACCTCGACGGAAAAGGCATGGATGGCGTCGGTGTCCTGGGACTACCCGAAAGACCGGATGCTGGCCTTGCAGCGCCAGTCGCAGGCGGCCAGCGCCGCCGCGCCAGTCGATACCGGCTTGTCGCTGGAGAAGATCCGCTTCCGCTACGCGGTCAGCGGCAGCAATCCGCCGTGGAAGCCGCTGCGCGCCTTCGATGACGGCGAGAAGGTCTACATCCAGTTCCCCGCGGGCATCGCCCAGGGGGAGCTGCCGCCGCTGTTCGTGATCGGCGCGCAGGGTGACGGGCAACTGGTGAACTACCGCTTCCGTTTGCCGTACTACATCGTGGATCGGCTGTTCGGCGCGGCCGAACTGCGCCTGGGCGGTGATGGTGGTGACGTGGTACGCATCGAGCGCACCGATGGCGTGGCGCGGAGGAACTGACCATGAGCCAGGACGACACTCCCGACCTCGCCACGCCGAAGGCTGGCAAGGTAGCGCCCGAGGCGGTGGCGCTGCGCGCCCAGCCGCGCCCGGTCACGCGCTTGAACCGGCGCGTGCTGGCCATCCTTGCCGGCGGCCTGTCGCTCGCCGTGCTCGCGGCGCTGATGTGGTCGTTACAACCACAGCGACGCGGGGCCAATGAGCAGGCCGAGCTTTACAACGTGGATCGCGTCTCCAAGTCTGAAGGGCTGGACGCGCTGCCGGCGGACTACTCTAAGCTGCCGCCGAAGGTGCCGGAGCTGGGGCCACCGCTGCCGGGCGACCTTGGCCCGGCCATCGTGAAGTCGCAGCAGCCGGTGACGGCCGCTTATGCGGCCCCCGGCCATGATCCCAACGACGCGCTGCGCAAGGAAGCCGAAGCGGCAGCGGCATCGTCGGTGTTCTTCCGCTCGGGTTCGCAGAAGGCCGCGCCGGTAGCGCAGACGCAAGTGGCCGCTGCGCCGGGCTTCGCCGCCAATGCGGCGTTCGACCCACTGGCGGCTGGCCCGGCCTCGACGGCGGCCCAGCCTGCCGACCCGACCGCCGTGCAGAACCGGCAAGACCAGAAAGAGGCATTCCAGAAAGGCGGTGCCACGGAAACACGCAATTCCGGCAACCTGACCCTGCCGTCTTCGCCGTATCAGGTCATGGCCGGAACCGTGGTCGCAGGTGCCTTGGTGACGGGCATCAAGTCCGATCTACCGGGCGACGTGATCGCCACGGTGACGGAGCCGGTCTATGACACGGCCACCGGCAAGTTCCTGCTGATCCCGCAGGGTTCGCGCATCCTCGGGCGCTACAACAGCCAGGTCAGCTACGGACAGAGCCGCGTGCAGGTGGTGTGGAACCGGATCATCCTGCCGGACACGTCTTCGCTCACACTCGACAACCTGGCCGGCACCGACCCGGCCGGCTATGCCGGCCTGGAAGACGATGTTGATTGGCATTGGGATCGCATCTTTGCCGGCGCGGCGCTGACGACGCTGCTGGGCGTCGGTGCCGAGCTGGCGGCGCCGGAGAACCGACAGGACGGTGATCGCGTCATCATCGCCGGCCGCGATAGCGCCCAGGACAGCATCAATCAGGTCGGCCAGGAGATGACCCGGCGCAACCTCAACATCCAGCCCACCTTGACGGAGCGCCCCGGCTTGCCGGTACGCATCATCGTCAATCGGGATCTGGTGTTGCGGCCGTACCAGCCGCTTTTCTTCAACAGGGGGGCTTCACGATGACGACGCGCAAGCTGCGGCTGGGGCCGCTGCCGAAAACGGAATCCACGAAGCTGACTTTTGCCTGCCCGGCCAGCCTGAAAGCCGACCTCGACCGCTACGCCGCGCTGCACGCGCAGACGTATGGCGAAGCGGTCGATGCGGCGACATTGATCCCGCACATGCTGGAAGCGTTCATGGCGCGAGATCGGGGATTCAGGAAGGCGCGCGCGGGCAAGCCGCTGCCAGCACGGACGGCGACACCAGCCATGCCAAATACTGGCCCCTGAAACGAAAACCCGCCATCGTGGGCGGGTTCCGCTTGTTTTTCTGGGATTGTCAGACGTACACCGCTTCACCCATCATGTCATTTAATCGGTGCGTGAGGCGGTACGTTCATCGAGTTGCCAGCATCCTGAGTAACAAGGATGACCATTTGATGGCGTCATAGACCAGGGCGGCAATGACGGGTTTGGTTCCATGCACGTCGCCCATGTCGGCCCGCAGCTTTTGCATCACGAAGGCCGCCTGGTTCAAGGAACCGTCGATGTTGGCAGACAGTGGCTTGTAGTCGGGCTCAGCCCAGCCGATGTCGGTCAACTCACCGATCAGGCGGTCTTTCACCTGCAAGGCATCGAGAGACTTCCTGATGCGCTCCTGAAATGACGCCTTGCCTGCATCGCCCAGACCGTGGCGGCTGTAAATGTCGCTGGTCACGGCATCGAGAGCACCGCAGGCCGCAGACAACGCGCCGCTGAGGTCGCCATCACGCAGCCTAGTGGCCGCTTTCTGGATGTCTGCCGCTGCGGCGTCGGGGAGGCTGGCCAACTCGGCAACATCGAAAATCTCGATAGGTATGAGTGCCGTACCGGAGAACTTCCAGCCCACCCTGGACAGCACACGTTCCAGTTCCTCAATGACGTCGGGCTTACGGCGCATCATTTCTTCGCAGCAGATGGAGACAAAGGCGCTGCGGCGCTTGTCGTCCATTGCGCCGACCTGCCTGTCGATCTCGCTCAAGAGCTGCGATTTCGAGGCGCCGTTCTGCGGTTTCTGTTCGAGGTGTGCAAGCCTGGACATATCTAGGTCGCCGTAGCCGACGATCTGCTTAATGTCACCGAAAGTGAACTTTTCAGTCAGTGTCGAGCGGACTGGCCCCCACGGAATGGACTGTGCTGACATTGGTTTTCTCCGTATCGTCGAGCTTCTTGCTCATGTGATGCGCTCCCGGCACTCAGAGCACGGCTTCCAGGCCCTTGCGTTCGATGATGTCCAGCAGCTTCTGCGACGGGCCGCTGGGGCGCTTGTCGCCCACTTCCCACTTGCGGACGGTGGACGCGCTGGTGTTGAGCACCGAGGCCAGCACGGCCTGGCTCAGTTGCAGGCGCTCGCGCAGCGCCTTGATCCTGGCGGCATCGTAGTCCTGCACCGGCTCCAGGCACAGCAGGTCGTACTTCTGCATCTTGCGCTTGTCGATGAACCCCAGGCGGTGCAGGTCGCGGGCGCCTTCATGCACCGCTTCCAGAATTCGGCTCTTGGGTTGGGTTTTTTCAGTCATCGGTGATCTCCAGCAAAGTGCCGTCGGCAGCGGCTGCATCCAGTTGCGCGGCCGTGCGCTCCAACAAATCGGCGGCGTAGTCCTGCAAGGCTTGCAGCTCGGCGTCGCTGATGTTGTCCCGCTCGTTTTTCTCAAACCCGAATACGAAGAACCAGCGGTTGCCCTTGTTGGTGGCGACCAGCGTTCTCACTCCGCCGCGCTTGCCGCGCCCGGCCAATCCGATGCGTTTCTTCACCACGCCACCGCCGAGGTCAGCGTCGATCAGCCCGGCGGCCATCTCAAGGACAGCCTTGCGCAGATCAGAATCGCTCAATGCCGTCTTGCGCATCCACCGCTGGAAGTGACGGGTTTTGAAGATGTGCATCGCTGTTCTCACTATACCACCAAGTGGCATGAATTGTCCATGAAGGGATGGACGCTGCCAGAGCGTTGGGCAGCCTCGCTTGCCGTGGCAGGTGCAGCCCGCCCAAGCCCGCCCAGTAGAACGAAGCCGGTCAGTTCAAGCGGCACCGCGGGCGTCCATCCGCAAATGATGGAAGGATGCCGCAGGCTGGCGCGGCCGGAAACTCGCTGGGGCGTGTTCCGGCGTAGTGGCCGACTGTTTGCGCCCAGGCGAATTGTCGTATCGGTGATACGACAATCCGGCGCCGGGTGCGGTCGGGAATTGTCGCGACACTGTCACGACAATTCCCCGCAGGGCTTGGGCTGGCATTACGCGGCTTCCAGCTTTTCCAGCAGTTCGGGCGAACGCTTGAGCAGCTTGAACAGTTCGGCCAGCGCCTGCGGAAGTTCCGGCGCTTCCTCGGCCTTCGCTGGCGCGGCCTGCTGGCCGCTGGCGATCAGCTTGCGCAGCTTCGCCACCACGTCGCTGGCCTCGCGTTCTTCCTGATCCTGGGTGTGGACGTAGCGCATGAACATGCCCACGGTCTTGTGCGCCGTCAGCGCCATGCCCACCTTGATCGGCACGCCGGAATTGGCAATGTCAGTCGCCGAGCGGTGGCGGATGCCGTGGGTGCCGACATGCGC
This DNA window, taken from Comamonas testosteroni TK102, encodes the following:
- a CDS encoding TrbI/VirB10 family protein; translated protein: MSQDDTPDLATPKAGKVAPEAVALRAQPRPVTRLNRRVLAILAGGLSLAVLAALMWSLQPQRRGANEQAELYNVDRVSKSEGLDALPADYSKLPPKVPELGPPLPGDLGPAIVKSQQPVTAAYAAPGHDPNDALRKEAEAAAASSVFFRSGSQKAAPVAQTQVAAAPGFAANAAFDPLAAGPASTAAQPADPTAVQNRQDQKEAFQKGGATETRNSGNLTLPSSPYQVMAGTVVAGALVTGIKSDLPGDVIATVTEPVYDTATGKFLLIPQGSRILGRYNSQVSYGQSRVQVVWNRIILPDTSSLTLDNLAGTDPAGYAGLEDDVDWHWDRIFAGAALTTLLGVGAELAAPENRQDGDRVIIAGRDSAQDSINQVGQEMTRRNLNIQPTLTERPGLPVRIIVNRDLVLRPYQPLFFNRGASR
- a CDS encoding type II toxin-antitoxin system RelE/ParE family toxin, whose protein sequence is MHIFKTRHFQRWMRKTALSDSDLRKAVLEMAAGLIDADLGGGVVKKRIGLAGRGKRGGVRTLVATNKGNRWFFVFGFEKNERDNISDAELQALQDYAADLLERTAAQLDAAAADGTLLEITDD
- the trbG gene encoding P-type conjugative transfer protein TrbG; translation: MNALFRKSVLPLILLASTVLFSGCASQGKPPPSISLDEPVQALPLPEPPAPVEVVAVPEPLALPAQLKPLPGTDESKPVPEPADETVRVSRANAEARIAPTREGYVNAIQVWPFTDGALYQVYAAPGRVTVVSLQPGEELVTVAAGDTVRWIVGDTSSGSGDALRVNVLVKPIRSGLKTNLVITTSRRTYLLELTSTEKAWMASVSWDYPKDRMLALQRQSQAASAAAPVDTGLSLEKIRFRYAVSGSNPPWKPLRAFDDGEKVYIQFPAGIAQGELPPLFVIGAQGDGQLVNYRFRLPYYIVDRLFGAAELRLGGDGGDVVRIERTDGVARRN
- a CDS encoding DUF2274 domain-containing protein, whose product is MTTRKLRLGPLPKTESTKLTFACPASLKADLDRYAALHAQTYGEAVDAATLIPHMLEAFMARDRGFRKARAGKPLPARTATPAMPNTGP
- a CDS encoding helix-turn-helix domain-containing protein encodes the protein MTEKTQPKSRILEAVHEGARDLHRLGFIDKRKMQKYDLLCLEPVQDYDAARIKALRERLQLSQAVLASVLNTSASTVRKWEVGDKRPSGPSQKLLDIIERKGLEAVL